In one Vibrio rarus genomic region, the following are encoded:
- a CDS encoding polysaccharide pyruvyl transferase family protein, producing MKKIGVVSFNKYSHHMNYGAVLHSWAFQQYLNRENLDAQIIDYMPKSLEGYNIKYPVLNVFREGDTLRHRVSSFVHGIISFRTNLIKYDKFERFFEQHYKMSNRTYSYNELMQLEKLDEKYDTFICESDVIWKINSTKGFDEVFFLEFPAAKNAVKVAYSPSIGRDSMTKTDELKFLDKIKKFDAISLRERQGSEYVSSLLEKNVDWVLDPTLLLNKSDYERIVSEPAKKIKDYLLVYNCMQNNRRMLKQATVLAKKKGLKLVEISNFTANKYLFNHEVLSSVGVGEYLWYFKNASHIVTNAFHGACFSIIYQKDFNLFLRDNSDFRMQNITSALDLKECLIGLEDSINLHQSNINYQEVEKKLSIHQNRSYSYIKNNIIEENYDK from the coding sequence ATGAAAAAAATAGGTGTTGTTTCATTTAACAAATACTCACATCATATGAATTATGGCGCGGTGCTTCATTCTTGGGCATTTCAACAGTATTTAAATAGAGAAAACTTAGATGCTCAAATTATTGATTATATGCCGAAAAGCCTAGAAGGATACAACATTAAGTATCCAGTATTAAATGTTTTTAGAGAAGGGGATACTTTAAGGCATAGAGTGTCAAGTTTTGTTCATGGAATAATATCATTTCGTACAAATTTGATAAAATATGATAAGTTTGAGAGGTTTTTTGAACAACATTATAAAATGTCAAATCGAACGTATAGTTATAATGAATTAATGCAATTAGAAAAGTTAGACGAAAAATATGATACGTTTATTTGTGAAAGTGATGTTATTTGGAAAATAAATTCTACTAAAGGTTTTGATGAGGTATTTTTCCTTGAGTTTCCTGCAGCAAAAAATGCAGTAAAGGTTGCTTATTCCCCTTCAATAGGGCGAGATAGTATGACCAAGACTGATGAATTGAAATTTTTAGATAAAATTAAGAAGTTTGATGCAATTAGTTTAAGAGAGCGTCAAGGTTCTGAATATGTATCAAGTTTACTTGAGAAAAATGTCGATTGGGTTCTAGACCCTACACTTTTATTAAATAAAAGTGATTATGAGAGAATTGTTTCTGAACCGGCTAAAAAAATAAAAGATTATCTACTTGTATATAATTGTATGCAAAATAATAGACGGATGCTAAAGCAAGCAACGGTATTAGCTAAAAAGAAAGGGCTAAAGTTAGTTGAAATTAGTAATTTCACTGCGAATAAATACTTATTTAATCATGAGGTACTTAGCTCTGTAGGTGTAGGTGAATATCTATGGTACTTCAAAAATGCAAGTCATATAGTGACTAATGCATTCCATGGTGCATGTTTTTCTATTATATACCAAAAAGACTTTAATTTATTCCTGCGAGACAATTCTGATTTTAGAATGCAAAACATAACATCAGCCTTGGATTTAAAAGAGTGTTTGATTGGATTGGAAGATAGTATTAACCTACATCAAAGTAATATTAACTACCAAGAAGTTGAAAAGAAACTTTCTATTCATCAAAATAGGTCTTATTCTTATATTAAAAATAATATTATTGAGGAAAATTATGACAAATAA
- a CDS encoding lipopolysaccharide biosynthesis protein, which yields MNLNRAFKNTSFMYIRLIIVTLLSLLIVRYLLKYLGVLDFGIFNLINGVILLMGFISTAISIGVQRSISYSIPLGKDKILESYNSNLVLVSLVASILLVTALVFSKYIVQSLNIPIDKVDSTLISFKVLVVIMFLTQIGSINTALIQANEDFHLDALLSIIFTTLNLASAYSLQFINDNQIITYVYSLLFITITVELIKLIYTRKRYLNVFFDSNSISYKEILLSMSFIGWMSIGTASASARVNGTNIALNLYFGPIVNSAYAIANQTASKVQLLSTNIIATLKPMIYKCESRGDREELLSLSTFASKCGLVMIMIPGLAFIFEMETVLNLWLGDVPEYTSTFCKVMVLTIMVNMMTNGLQVAIQAIGDMKLYQLVVGGLSLLSLPIIVILASQGVEAEPLILVALVIEAIAVIARVYILSIKASLNWKVYIIDVIFSAIIMGLLLGGILYIETRVIEPSIIRVLYSTAISVISGAILTYLIMLNRDEKMIVKKILMRR from the coding sequence TTGAATTTAAATAGAGCTTTCAAAAATACAAGTTTTATGTATATAAGACTGATTATTGTAACATTATTATCATTATTAATTGTAAGATATTTATTAAAATATTTAGGAGTGTTAGATTTTGGGATATTTAATCTAATTAATGGTGTAATATTATTAATGGGATTTATCAGTACTGCAATTTCCATTGGAGTACAAAGAAGTATAAGTTACTCGATACCCCTAGGGAAAGACAAAATATTAGAATCATATAATAGTAATTTAGTCCTTGTAAGTTTAGTGGCAAGCATATTATTAGTTACCGCATTAGTATTTTCAAAATATATAGTACAATCATTAAATATACCTATAGATAAAGTCGACTCTACATTAATATCATTTAAAGTGTTAGTTGTCATAATGTTTTTAACCCAAATTGGTTCAATCAATACAGCTTTAATCCAAGCAAATGAAGATTTTCATCTTGATGCATTATTAAGTATTATTTTTACTACCTTGAATTTGGCTTCAGCATACAGTTTACAGTTTATAAATGATAATCAAATAATTACCTATGTATATAGTTTATTATTTATAACAATAACTGTTGAGCTTATAAAACTCATTTATACTAGAAAAAGATATCTAAATGTTTTCTTTGATTCGAATAGTATTTCTTATAAAGAAATACTATTGTCGATGAGTTTTATTGGTTGGATGTCAATTGGGACTGCATCAGCAAGCGCTCGAGTCAATGGTACCAACATAGCTTTGAATCTGTATTTTGGACCAATAGTCAACTCTGCATATGCGATTGCCAATCAAACTGCATCTAAAGTACAGTTATTGTCAACAAATATAATAGCAACGTTAAAGCCAATGATTTACAAGTGTGAATCGAGAGGAGATAGAGAAGAGTTATTGTCCTTAAGTACCTTTGCGAGTAAATGTGGTCTAGTAATGATCATGATACCTGGTCTTGCATTCATATTTGAAATGGAAACAGTTTTAAATTTGTGGCTAGGTGATGTTCCTGAATATACAAGCACTTTTTGTAAAGTCATGGTATTAACTATTATGGTTAATATGATGACAAATGGATTGCAAGTTGCAATACAAGCTATTGGTGATATGAAATTGTACCAGTTAGTTGTTGGTGGATTATCATTATTAAGTCTACCGATAATTGTGATTTTAGCTAGTCAAGGTGTTGAGGCAGAACCGTTAATATTGGTAGCTCTAGTTATAGAGGCCATAGCCGTGATTGCAAGAGTATATATATTGTCGATTAAAGCATCCTTAAATTGGAAGGTTTATATAATTGATGTTATTTTCAGTGCGATTATTATGGGGCTTCTATTAGGAGGAATACTTTACATTGAAACAAGAGTTATTGAACCTAGTATAATTAGAGTTCTGTATTCAACAGCAATATCAGTGATCTCTGGAGCTATATTAACCTATTTAATAATGTTAAATAGGGATGAAAAAATGATTGTCAAAAAAATACTTATGAGAAGATAA
- a CDS encoding ISAs1 family transposase, with product MSNQHPFMHFDVIPDYRQQGKVEHKLTDIILLTICAVLSGQDDWKAISLYGEAKLDFLKRFGDFSHGVPSTSTIARTMGMISATRLQKCFIEWMKDCCELTKGEVIAIDGKTVRGSYDDSRGLGAIHMVNAFATENGVSLGQHKVYEKSNEITAIPELLELLDISGCLVTIDAMGCQKKIAQKILNKNADYLLAVKGNQGRLEQAFDNYFDMNMLQKHDGDSYSTQEKSRGRQETRLALTNTDLSVLGDLAFDWPELKTMGIVVSVRQEETVAKESEITVRYYISSKDLNAKELLNATRSHWLVESMHWSLDTTFGEDACRKRAEESAENFARIRQMCLNMLKSETTLKASIKHKRAMCAMDSEYLLKVLASLY from the coding sequence ATGAGTAACCAGCACCCATTTATGCATTTCGATGTCATTCCAGATTACCGACAACAAGGCAAAGTCGAGCACAAGTTAACTGATATCATTCTGTTAACAATTTGTGCTGTGCTTTCTGGTCAAGATGACTGGAAGGCGATTAGTCTTTACGGTGAAGCTAAGTTGGATTTCTTGAAGCGATTTGGCGATTTTAGTCATGGTGTTCCATCTACTTCGACGATAGCTAGAACGATGGGTATGATTAGTGCGACTCGACTTCAAAAATGCTTCATTGAGTGGATGAAAGATTGCTGTGAGTTAACCAAAGGTGAAGTGATCGCCATTGATGGTAAGACTGTCAGGGGCTCTTATGATGACTCTCGTGGTCTTGGCGCAATTCACATGGTGAACGCTTTTGCGACTGAAAATGGCGTTAGTCTCGGACAACACAAAGTTTACGAAAAATCCAACGAGATCACTGCTATCCCAGAGTTGCTCGAACTGCTTGATATATCAGGCTGCTTGGTCACTATTGATGCTATGGGATGCCAAAAGAAAATCGCTCAAAAAATACTAAACAAAAACGCAGATTATTTGTTGGCGGTAAAAGGAAATCAAGGTCGTTTGGAGCAAGCATTCGATAATTATTTCGATATGAACATGCTCCAAAAACACGATGGCGACTCTTACAGCACGCAAGAAAAATCCCGAGGTAGACAAGAAACCAGGTTGGCATTAACGAACACGGATTTAAGTGTTTTAGGTGATTTGGCGTTTGACTGGCCAGAGCTTAAAACAATGGGTATCGTCGTTTCTGTTAGACAAGAGGAAACAGTGGCGAAAGAGTCAGAAATCACAGTGAGATACTACATTAGCTCGAAAGATTTAAATGCTAAGGAATTGTTAAATGCAACGCGTTCACATTGGTTGGTCGAGTCGATGCACTGGTCTCTCGATACGACATTTGGTGAAGACGCGTGCCGAAAACGGGCAGAAGAAAGTGCAGAGAACTTTGCAAGGATCAGACAGATGTGTTTAAACATGCTGAAGAGTGAAACGACTTTGAAAGCGAGTATTAAGCACAAAAGAGCGATGTGTGCGATGGATTCTGAGTACCTTTTGAAGGTTCTGGCAAGCCTTTATTGA
- a CDS encoding ISAs1 family transposase, with protein MSNQHPFMHFDVIPDYRQQGKVEHKLTDIILLTICAVLSGQDDWKAISLYGEAKLDFLKRFGDFSHGVPSTSTIARTMGMISATRLQKCFIEWMKDCCELTKGEVIAIDGKTVRGSYDDSRGLGAIHMVNAFATENGVSLGQHKVYEKSNEITAIPELLELLDISGCLVTIDAMGCQKKIAQKILNKNADYLLAVKGNQGRLEQAFDNYFDMNMLQKHDGDSYSTQEKSRGRQETRLALTNTDLSVLGDLAFDWPELKTMGIVVSVRQEETVAKESEITVRYYISSKDLNAKELLNATRSHWLVESMHWSLDTTFGEDACRKRAEESAENFARIRQMCLNMLKSETTLKASIKHKRAMCAMDSEYLLKVREKSCRCPCLKAS; from the coding sequence ATGAGTAACCAGCACCCATTTATGCATTTCGATGTCATTCCAGATTACCGACAACAAGGCAAAGTCGAGCACAAGTTAACTGATATCATTCTGTTAACAATTTGTGCTGTGCTTTCTGGTCAAGATGACTGGAAGGCGATTAGTCTTTACGGTGAAGCTAAGTTGGATTTCTTGAAGCGATTTGGCGATTTTAGTCATGGTGTTCCATCTACTTCGACGATAGCTAGAACGATGGGTATGATTAGTGCGACTCGACTTCAAAAATGCTTCATTGAGTGGATGAAAGATTGCTGTGAGTTAACCAAAGGTGAAGTGATAGCCATTGATGGTAAGACTGTCAGGGGCTCTTATGATGACTCTCGCGGTCTTGGCGCAATTCACATGGTGAACGCTTTTGCGACTGAAAATGGCGTTAGTCTCGGACAACACAAAGTTTACGAAAAATCCAACGAGATCACCGCTATTCCAGAGTTGCTCGAACTGCTTGATATATCAGGCTGCTTGGTCACTATTGATGCTATGGGATGCCAAAAGAAAATCGCTCAAAAAATACTAAACAAAAACGCAGATTATTTGTTGGCGGTAAAAGGAAATCAAGGTCGTTTGGAGCAAGCATTCGATAATTATTTCGATATGAACATGCTCCAAAAACACGATGGCGACTCTTACAGCACGCAAGAAAAATCCCGAGGTAGACAAGAAACCAGGTTGGCATTAACGAACACGGATTTAAGTGTTTTAGGTGATTTGGCGTTTGACTGGCCAGAGCTAAAAACAATGGGTATCGTCGTTTCTGTTAGACAAGAGGAAACAGTGGCGAAAGAGTCAGAAATCACAGTGAGATACTACATTAGCTCGAAAGATTTAAATGCTAAGGAATTGTTAAATGCAACGCGTTCACATTGGTTGGTCGAGTCGATGCATTGGTCTCTCGATACGACATTTGGTGAAGACGCGTGCCGAAAACGGGCAGAAGAAAGTGCAGAGAACTTTGCAAGGATCAGACAGATGTGTTTGAACATGCTGAAGAGTGAAACGACTTTGAAAGCGAGTATTAAGCACAAAAGAGCGATGTGTGCGATGGATTCTGAGTACCTTTTGAAGGTCAGGGAAAAATCATGTAGATGCCCATGTTTAAAGGCTTCGTGA
- the wecA gene encoding UDP-N-acetylglucosamine--undecaprenyl-phosphate N-acetylglucosaminephosphotransferase encodes MSLFDYFIELSMFFFLSLAVLYCMRKVGYAIGLVDKPNARKLHQGSVPLVGGISICITVMYFLYVNRNHIFNAELFAACLSVLVLIGVADDRFDISYKLRMGIQAVLTLIMTHYTGLTLTHIGNALGFGVWEFPKYVDTVVTLFAVIGAINAFNMVDGIDGLLGGLTIVVFASLGIVFCAHDLMQAAYFTLVLIVIIIPFVLFNLGYFGKVRKVFMGDAGSMMIGFTVIWILIGGTQEAQHGQYVIRPVTALWLIAVPLIDMMAIMIRRIRKGHSPFHPDREHFHHIMQRIGFTPRESLVVICLVQIIYSTIGLLAEYANVPEYIMFYTIVLCFLCHTYWMTHSFQMAKIVRKWKKTQNLPSEEQPTS; translated from the coding sequence ATGTCCCTTTTTGATTATTTTATTGAATTATCGATGTTTTTCTTCTTATCACTTGCCGTGCTGTACTGCATGCGAAAAGTGGGCTACGCAATCGGTCTAGTAGATAAACCTAATGCACGAAAATTGCATCAGGGGAGTGTACCACTGGTAGGGGGGATCTCCATTTGTATTACGGTCATGTACTTTTTGTACGTGAACAGAAATCACATCTTTAATGCGGAACTTTTTGCGGCGTGTTTGTCTGTGCTGGTACTCATTGGTGTGGCCGATGACCGTTTTGATATCAGTTATAAACTGCGTATGGGCATTCAAGCTGTTCTCACTTTAATTATGACCCACTACACAGGACTGACACTTACCCATATTGGTAATGCATTAGGGTTTGGTGTTTGGGAGTTCCCGAAATACGTGGATACAGTAGTGACCTTGTTTGCCGTGATTGGAGCGATTAATGCCTTTAATATGGTGGACGGCATCGATGGTTTACTGGGTGGATTGACCATTGTGGTGTTTGCTTCATTAGGGATTGTGTTTTGTGCGCACGACTTAATGCAGGCGGCTTATTTTACTTTAGTGCTGATTGTGATCATCATTCCTTTTGTTTTGTTTAACCTCGGATACTTTGGCAAGGTACGTAAAGTATTTATGGGTGATGCGGGTAGCATGATGATTGGCTTTACTGTGATTTGGATTTTAATCGGTGGTACCCAAGAGGCGCAACATGGCCAATATGTCATTAGGCCAGTAACAGCACTTTGGCTTATTGCAGTGCCTTTGATTGATATGATGGCGATCATGATCCGCCGCATCCGTAAAGGGCATTCACCATTCCATCCTGATCGTGAACATTTTCATCACATTATGCAGCGCATTGGTTTTACACCAAGAGAGTCGCTGGTAGTGATTTGTCTTGTGCAGATTATATATTCTACTATTGGCTTGTTAGCTGAGTACGCCAATGTGCCTGAGTATATTATGTTTTATACGATTGTGCTGTGCTTCTTATGTCACACTTATTGGATGACGCACTCGTTTCAAATGGCAAAAATTGTAAGAAAGTGGAAAAAAACACAAAACCTGCCAAGTGAAGAACAACCTACCTCATAA
- the ahpF gene encoding alkyl hydroperoxide reductase subunit F → MLDQAMKQQLKAYLENLKTQVQLVLSLDDSDTAHKLQDLAKDIASLSDKIEVTRDDNASTRHPIMQVVNQDKGTAIGFAGLPMGHEFTSLVLALLHSGGHPIKLEADVIEQIKELDQPLNVEIFISLSCQNCPEVVQAFNMMSAINPLIKTTMIDGAAFQDEVKSRDIMAVPSVFINGELFGQGRMSLAEILNKVDLGAAEKKAANLNQQAPFDVLVVGGGPAGSSAAIYAARKGIRTGVVAERFGGQVMDTMAIENFISVKETTGPKLVASLEEHVKEYGVDIMTEQRAANIIAADDTEDGYIHVELESGATLRSRTVITSTGARWREMNVPGEQEYRNKGVAYCPHCDGPLFKGQKAAVIGGGNSGIEAAIDLAGIVEHVTVLEFADTLRADQVLIDKANATANIEIIKMAQTTQVLGDGNRVTGLEYKDRNTDELKQIELAGIFVQIGLMPNSEWLKGSKVELSPRGEIEINAHGATSMKGVFAAGDVTTVPYKQIIIAMGEGAKASLGAFDHLIRNPAPVKEAESA, encoded by the coding sequence ATGTTAGATCAAGCAATGAAGCAGCAGCTAAAAGCATACCTAGAAAACCTAAAAACCCAAGTTCAGTTAGTGTTGAGTCTGGATGACAGCGATACCGCACACAAACTTCAAGACTTAGCGAAGGATATCGCCTCTCTCAGCGATAAAATTGAAGTCACTCGTGATGATAACGCAAGCACTCGCCACCCTATCATGCAGGTGGTGAACCAAGATAAAGGCACTGCGATTGGCTTTGCTGGTTTACCCATGGGTCACGAATTCACGTCACTGGTACTTGCACTGCTGCATAGTGGTGGTCACCCTATCAAGCTTGAAGCTGACGTAATTGAGCAAATTAAAGAATTAGATCAACCGCTTAATGTAGAGATTTTCATCTCACTATCGTGCCAAAACTGTCCAGAAGTGGTTCAGGCGTTTAACATGATGTCCGCCATTAACCCGCTGATTAAGACAACCATGATTGATGGCGCAGCATTTCAAGATGAAGTGAAGTCTCGTGACATCATGGCCGTGCCAAGCGTGTTCATTAACGGTGAGCTATTTGGGCAAGGCCGTATGTCACTGGCTGAGATTTTGAACAAGGTTGATTTGGGCGCTGCAGAAAAGAAAGCGGCGAACCTCAACCAACAAGCACCGTTTGATGTTTTGGTTGTTGGCGGTGGCCCTGCGGGATCTTCAGCGGCAATTTATGCTGCACGTAAAGGCATTCGCACGGGGGTGGTTGCTGAGCGATTTGGTGGGCAGGTTATGGATACCATGGCCATTGAGAACTTTATCTCAGTGAAAGAAACCACGGGTCCTAAGTTAGTGGCAAGTCTTGAAGAGCACGTAAAAGAGTACGGCGTTGATATCATGACAGAGCAGCGCGCAGCGAACATCATCGCAGCCGACGACACAGAAGACGGTTACATTCATGTTGAGTTAGAGAGCGGCGCAACATTGCGATCTCGCACTGTCATTACCAGTACAGGTGCTCGCTGGCGTGAAATGAACGTGCCGGGTGAGCAAGAGTACCGCAATAAAGGGGTTGCTTATTGCCCACACTGTGACGGTCCTTTATTTAAAGGGCAGAAAGCAGCGGTAATTGGGGGCGGTAACTCAGGTATTGAAGCAGCGATCGACTTGGCCGGCATCGTGGAGCACGTAACAGTACTGGAGTTTGCCGATACACTGCGCGCAGACCAAGTGCTTATCGACAAAGCGAACGCGACGGCAAACATCGAAATCATCAAGATGGCACAAACAACGCAAGTGCTCGGCGACGGCAACCGTGTTACGGGTCTGGAATACAAAGATCGCAATACGGATGAACTGAAACAGATTGAACTGGCGGGGATCTTTGTTCAGATTGGCCTAATGCCCAACAGTGAGTGGTTGAAGGGGTCAAAAGTTGAGCTGTCACCACGCGGTGAAATAGAAATTAACGCTCATGGCGCAACATCAATGAAAGGGGTGTTCGCTGCGGGTGATGTAACAACCGTACCTTACAAACAGATCATCATTGCGATGGGTGAAGGGGCGAAAGCAAGTTTGGGCGCATTTGATCACCTAATCCGTAACCCAGCGCCAGTTAAAGAAGCTGAGAGCGCATGA
- the ahpC gene encoding alkyl hydroperoxide reductase subunit C, with product MINTEIKPFSATAFKNGEFVDITEQDVKGKWAVFFFYPADFTFVCPTELVDLQDQYAELQSRGVEVYSVSTDTHFSHKAWHDTSDKIGTIEYFMVGDQTGNITNNFNVMREGQGLADRATFLIDPEGVIQAMEITAEGIGRDAEDLLRKVKAAQYVAANPGEVCPAKWKEGEETLAPSLDLVGKI from the coding sequence ATGATCAACACAGAAATTAAACCATTTAGCGCAACAGCATTCAAAAACGGCGAATTCGTAGACATTACTGAGCAAGACGTTAAAGGCAAGTGGGCGGTATTCTTCTTCTACCCTGCAGACTTCACATTTGTATGCCCAACGGAACTGGTTGACCTGCAAGACCAATACGCAGAGCTTCAATCTCGCGGCGTAGAAGTTTACTCAGTATCAACTGACACTCACTTCTCTCACAAAGCGTGGCACGATACTTCTGACAAAATCGGCACTATTGAATACTTCATGGTAGGCGACCAAACAGGCAACATCACAAACAACTTTAACGTGATGCGTGAAGGTCAAGGCCTAGCAGACCGCGCTACGTTCCTAATCGACCCTGAAGGCGTTATCCAAGCAATGGAAATTACAGCTGAAGGCATCGGTCGTGACGCTGAAGACCTTCTACGTAAGGTGAAAGCTGCACAATACGTAGCCGCTAACCCAGGTGAAGTTTGCCCAGCTAAATGGAAAGAAGGGGAAGAGACTCTAGCACCTTCTCTAGACCTAGTAGGCAAGATTTAA
- a CDS encoding GNAT family N-acetyltransferase has translation MGISAPTLLTNDHKISAFQCGIEELDIWLRKQALKNQKRGTARVYAVNNTDTHQVVGYYAIAIGSVSREQAFSSLRRNSPDPIPMVILARLGVDNAYQGQGIAAGLLKDCIIRSVQAMNAVGGAGILVHAIDSGAQMFYKKFGFKESTFDPLVLMARICDIEKSLSID, from the coding sequence TTGGGAATAAGTGCACCAACCCTGCTCACTAATGATCACAAGATTAGTGCCTTTCAATGTGGCATCGAAGAACTCGATATTTGGTTAAGAAAACAGGCTTTAAAGAATCAAAAGCGGGGAACCGCGAGGGTGTATGCTGTCAATAACACTGATACCCATCAAGTTGTTGGGTATTATGCCATTGCCATTGGCTCTGTTTCCAGAGAGCAAGCATTTAGTTCACTACGGAGAAATAGCCCTGATCCCATTCCCATGGTGATTCTAGCCCGGCTTGGGGTAGATAATGCCTATCAAGGTCAAGGCATTGCAGCGGGTCTTTTAAAAGATTGTATCATTCGATCAGTACAAGCAATGAACGCTGTCGGTGGGGCAGGAATCTTAGTCCATGCTATTGATAGTGGTGCGCAAATGTTCTACAAGAAATTTGGCTTTAAAGAATCGACATTTGATCCTTTAGTACTTATGGCAAGGATCTGCGATATCGAAAAATCATTGTCAATAGACTGA
- a CDS encoding type II toxin-antitoxin system TacA family antitoxin, with product MATKTAPINMRVLPSVRDIIDAAASLKKVDRTVFIQQAALNEAHSVLAEHRDFVLEAKAFEAFDNELSAEPQTLEGIKDLFKRKSPWE from the coding sequence ATGGCAACAAAAACAGCGCCAATCAACATGCGAGTATTACCATCGGTAAGAGACATTATCGATGCCGCTGCAAGTTTAAAAAAAGTCGATAGAACCGTGTTCATTCAACAAGCCGCTCTCAATGAAGCCCATAGCGTACTGGCAGAACATCGGGATTTTGTTCTTGAAGCAAAGGCTTTTGAAGCATTCGATAACGAACTTAGCGCAGAACCACAGACTCTTGAAGGCATTAAAGACCTGTTTAAAAGGAAATCGCCTTGGGAATAA